A genome region from Phocoena sinus isolate mPhoSin1 chromosome 16, mPhoSin1.pri, whole genome shotgun sequence includes the following:
- the LOC116741906 gene encoding anaphase-promoting complex subunit 11-like, whose translation MKVKIKCWNGVVTWLWVANNENCGICRMAFNGCCPDCKVPGEDCPLVWGQCSHCFHTHCILKWLNVQQVQQHCPMCRQEWKFKE comes from the coding sequence ATGAAGGTGAAGATCAAGTGCTGGAACGGCGTGGTCACTTGGCTCTGGGTGGCCAACAATGAGAACTGTGGCATCTGCCGGATGGCCTTCAATGGCTGTTGCCCAGACTGCAAGGTGCCAGGTGAAGACTGCCCGCTGGTGTGGGGCCAGTGCTCTCACTGCTTCCACACGCACTGCATCCTCAAGTGGCTCAACGTGCAGCAGGTGCAACAGCACTGCCCCATGTGCCGCCAGGAGTGGAAGTTCAAGGAGTGA